One Heteronotia binoei isolate CCM8104 ecotype False Entrance Well chromosome 3, APGP_CSIRO_Hbin_v1, whole genome shotgun sequence genomic window, GCCAGGAAAAAGGGATTCTCTGGAGGAAAGAGTTTTGTGCCAACGACGTTTCGCTTCGCCCCCTTTGTTCTTCCcgagtattgggggggggagggggtcagggatgtggcctaatatgcgaatgagccCCCGCTAGcattttctacagaaaagtccGGCGTGAAACCATTGGAGGgccagggggcgtggcctcatatgcaaatgagttcctgccgggcatcttctaccaaaacagccctgcaaagtgcaatttttgctcaccagactctgcagcttagagggaacatcgcttTGGAGGATGAAGGCAATATCCAGCAgggggttccccccacccccaaatctccagggatctcTAGTATTCATACCCAGCAGGGGTCTCTCtttcccccaagtctccagggatttccacactctgagcTGGCAACCGGccctggggagggagatgtcttcAAACAGgtaggggggggagggattgggaAGGGGTGCCCTGAAAGCAaagcttggggggagggaggtggggcaTTTCCCagccccctgcgtcatggaagcCCTAAAGAGAGGGTGACCAGCCCACCTCTCACTCCTCCAGTTAGCGGCCTGGCCCGGCGGGCAGTTTCAGAGGCCCCCAGTCCCGGCCCGCCTGGGGTCGCAGTCCTGTTCGTAGCGGTAGTGGTAGCCTTCCATCTGGTCGCGGCAGGCGTCCCGCAGGTTGTTGAGCCAGCGCTTGATGCCCCTGCGGTTGAGGTAGAGCACCATGAGGAAGACGACGCCGATGAGGGCGAGGACGATGCCGAAGAAGACGTAGGAGGCGGTCTCGGGGGGCCTCAGGGAGGCGTCGTCGGCGGGCAGGCCCAGCTCGGCGCCCTCGCCGCCGCCGCAGCCCAGCTGCGAGGCCCGGAGACGCCCGAGCGGCCAGCCCTTCAGGGGGCGCGGCGAGGCGCAGTGCAGGAGGCCCCGGTCGTCGTCGGCGGAGGCGTTGCGCAGCCACACCAGCAAGGGCCGCAGGGAGGCGCAGTCGCAGCGCAGCGGGTTGGCGGCCAGCAGGAGGCGCGGGCGGCCCAGGGCGGCGAGGCCGTCGAGCTGCTCGGCCGCCAGGGCCTGCAGCGAGTTGTTGCGCGCGTCCAGGAGGCGCAGGCCCGGCGGGAGGGCCGTCCCGGGGGGCAGCTCCCGCAAGCGGTTGCCGGCCAGCTCCAGGCGCGCCAGGCTGAGGTTGGCCAAGGCGCCGTCCAGCAGCTCGCCGAGCCCCCCGCGCGTCCCTCGCCTCCAAGGCCTGGTTGAGGCGCAGCGTGCGTAATTGCGCACAGCCGGCGAAGGCGCCCGGTGCAACGGCGCGCAGGCGGTTGTGGCTCAGGTCCAG contains:
- the TPBGL gene encoding LOW QUALITY PROTEIN: trophoblast glycoprotein-like (The sequence of the model RefSeq protein was modified relative to this genomic sequence to represent the inferred CDS: deleted 1 base in 1 codon) yields the protein MAQRPAGCHGGRPLSAILAGLLLLPLLQAGRSCSTPCFCFATPDTLQCRLGRLLEPPAELPPAARNLSIAGGNLTVLRAAAFAGGWLEGREGKAAARPLAHLTLLVLTHDAIEALEEAAFAGLPALAALDLSHNRLRAVAPGAFAGCAQLRTLRLNQALRRGTRGGLGELLDGALANLSLARLELAGNRLRELPPGTALPPGLRLLDARNNSLQALAAEQLDGLAALGRPRLLLAANPLRCDCASLRPLLVWLRNASADDDRGLLHCASPRPLKGWPLGRLRASQLGCGGGEGAELGLPADDASLRPPETASYVFFGIVLALIGVVFLMVLYLNRRGIKRWLNNLRDACRDQMEGYHYRYEQDCDPRRAGTGGL